A stretch of the Massilia sp. W12 genome encodes the following:
- the gspF gene encoding type II secretion system inner membrane protein GspF, producing the protein MPAFRYEAVEANGKTKKGVLNADSARAARAELRNLGLVLLTVEQIAAQVDDSGQAVRRSSFGEKLSRTELAMFTRQLASLLEAGLPLEQALSALLEQAERAYVRELIGSIRGEVVGGSPLSNALSRHPRDFEDIYRALVGSGEQIGQLAGVLSRLADYIERRNALVDKVRLAFMYPAIVTVAALGIVIVLLTYVVPQIVQVFANSKQKLPLLTQIMMALSDFVRNYGIYVGLALVAAFIAWRLALRDPAIKLRWHTWLLNAPLIGRFERSMNTARFASTLAITTGSGVPILRALQTSRDTLSNVAMRDLVDEATNSVREGVSLARSLSAQKHFPPMLIHMIRAGEITGELAQMLQRAASAQEQDLERRTLTIAGMLEPALILGMGIVVLLIVLAVLMPIIEINQLVR; encoded by the coding sequence ATGCCGGCCTTCCGATATGAAGCCGTGGAAGCCAACGGCAAAACCAAGAAAGGCGTGTTGAACGCTGACAGCGCACGCGCGGCGCGCGCCGAGCTGCGCAATCTTGGTCTGGTCTTGCTGACGGTCGAGCAAATTGCGGCGCAAGTCGATGACAGCGGGCAGGCGGTGCGGCGCAGCAGTTTTGGCGAAAAACTCTCACGCACCGAGCTGGCCATGTTCACCCGCCAGCTGGCCAGCCTGCTGGAAGCCGGCCTGCCGCTGGAACAGGCTTTAAGCGCGCTGCTGGAGCAAGCCGAACGCGCCTATGTGCGCGAGCTGATCGGCTCGATCCGGGGCGAGGTGGTGGGCGGCTCGCCGCTCTCCAACGCGCTGTCACGCCACCCGCGCGACTTTGAAGACATTTACCGCGCCCTGGTCGGCTCCGGCGAGCAGATCGGCCAATTGGCCGGGGTGCTGTCGCGTCTGGCTGACTATATCGAGCGGCGCAATGCCCTGGTGGATAAAGTCCGGCTGGCCTTTATGTATCCGGCCATCGTCACCGTCGCCGCCCTCGGCATTGTGATTGTGCTGTTGACTTATGTGGTGCCGCAGATTGTGCAGGTGTTCGCCAACAGCAAGCAAAAGCTGCCGCTGCTGACGCAAATCATGATGGCCTTGTCTGATTTTGTGCGCAATTACGGCATTTATGTCGGTCTGGCGCTGGTGGCGGCCTTCATCGCCTGGCGGCTGGCGCTGCGCGATCCGGCGATTAAATTGCGCTGGCACACCTGGCTCTTGAACGCGCCCTTGATTGGCCGTTTTGAACGCAGCATGAACACCGCGCGCTTCGCCAGCACGCTGGCGATCACCACCGGTTCCGGGGTGCCGATTTTGCGCGCCTTGCAAACCAGCCGCGATACGCTCTCGAATGTGGCGATGCGCGATCTGGTGGACGAAGCCACCAACAGCGTGCGCGAAGGCGTGAGTCTGGCGCGTTCGCTGTCGGCGCAAAAACATTTCCCGCCGATGCTGATCCACATGATCCGCGCCGGCGAAATCACCGGCGAGCTGGCGCAGATGTTGCAACGCGCCGCCAGCGCGCAGGAACAGGATCTGGAGCGGCGCACGCTGACCATTGCCGGCATGCTGGAGCCGGCCCTGATCCTGGGCATGGGCATTGTGGTGCTGCTGATTGTGTTGGCGGTGCTGATGCCCATCATTGAAATCAATCAATTGGTGCGCTGA
- the gspE gene encoding type II secretion system ATPase GspE, with translation MLDARLLPFAFARDHGILARAQDGEHVTEVWHAPDTPRHALAEVARRHGRLKLHAVSREELDAAIARAYAASGGDASQVADEFDAELDLTKLMQDVPAIEDLLESADDAPVIRMINALLTQSLRDGASDIHIEPFEQTSVVRFRVDGALRDVIRPKKAIHASLISRIKIMAALDIAEKRLPQDGRITLRVGGKPVDVRVSTLPTGHGERAVLRLLDKEAKRLDLAHLGMSEAMMQRFDHAINQPHGIVLVTGPTGSGKTTTLYAALSRLNSSTTNILTVEDPIEYDLAGIGQTQVNAKIDMTFAKALRSILRQDPDVIMIGEIRDLETAQIAVQASLTGHLVLATLHTNDSVAAVTRLLDMGIEPFLLSSSLLGVLAQRLVRQLCTHCRRQDSHGEWHAVGCEHCNHTGYTGRVGVYELLSASDEVRNMIHNRAPESEIRVQAQREGMLTMREDGQRWLESGITTEAELLRVTKD, from the coding sequence ATGCTGGATGCCCGCCTGCTTCCCTTCGCCTTTGCGCGCGACCATGGCATTTTGGCGCGCGCACAAGATGGCGAACATGTCACCGAAGTCTGGCATGCGCCGGATACGCCACGCCATGCGCTGGCCGAAGTGGCGCGCCGCCATGGCCGTCTGAAACTGCACGCGGTCAGCCGCGAAGAGTTGGATGCGGCGATTGCGCGCGCGTATGCCGCGTCCGGCGGCGACGCCTCGCAAGTGGCGGATGAATTCGACGCTGAGCTGGATTTAACCAAACTCATGCAAGACGTGCCGGCGATTGAAGATTTGCTGGAATCGGCGGATGACGCGCCGGTGATCCGCATGATCAACGCCCTGCTCACCCAATCGCTGCGCGATGGCGCCTCCGATATCCATATCGAGCCGTTTGAGCAAACCTCGGTGGTGCGCTTTCGCGTGGATGGCGCGCTGCGCGATGTGATCCGTCCCAAGAAAGCGATTCATGCTTCGCTGATTTCGCGTATCAAGATCATGGCCGCGCTCGACATTGCGGAAAAACGCTTGCCGCAAGATGGCCGCATCACCCTGCGCGTGGGCGGCAAACCGGTCGATGTGCGCGTTTCCACCCTGCCGACCGGGCATGGCGAGCGCGCGGTGCTGCGTTTGCTGGACAAAGAAGCCAAGCGCCTCGACCTGGCCCATCTGGGCATGAGCGAAGCGATGATGCAGCGCTTTGACCACGCCATCAATCAGCCGCACGGCATCGTGCTGGTGACAGGCCCGACCGGCTCCGGTAAAACCACCACGCTGTATGCCGCACTGTCGCGCCTGAATTCAAGCACCACCAATATTCTGACGGTGGAAGACCCGATTGAATACGATCTGGCCGGCATCGGGCAAACCCAGGTCAACGCCAAAATCGACATGACTTTCGCCAAAGCCTTGCGCTCGATTTTGCGGCAAGACCCGGACGTGATCATGATCGGTGAAATCCGCGATCTGGAAACCGCGCAAATTGCGGTGCAAGCCTCGCTCACCGGCCACTTGGTGCTGGCGACTTTGCACACCAACGATTCGGTGGCGGCGGTCACGCGTTTGCTGGATATGGGCATCGAACCCTTCCTGCTCTCCTCCTCATTGCTGGGGGTGTTGGCGCAACGTCTGGTGCGTCAGCTGTGCACCCATTGCCGGCGTCAGGACAGCCATGGCGAATGGCATGCGGTCGGCTGCGAGCATTGCAACCACACCGGCTACACTGGCCGCGTCGGCGTGTATGAATTATTAAGCGCCAGCGACGAAGTGCGGAATATGATTCACAACCGCGCGCCGGAATCTGAAATCCGTGTGCAAGCGCAGCGCGAAGGCATGCTCACCATGCGTGAAGACGGCCAGCGCTGGCTGGAATCCGGCATCACCACTGAAGCCGAATTGCTGCGCGTAACCAAGGACTGA
- a CDS encoding NAD(P)/FAD-dependent oxidoreductase, with amino-acid sequence MKRRQLLQALGGAALLSGCAGFGLGAPAPRVVVVGGGYAGATAARYLKHWGGAGVHVSLIEPNPQFISCPLSNRVLGGEMQLDELRRDYRNLQALGVELIAARVAGFDPAKRQVQLEDGRQLPYQRLIVAPGIDLLYDSIQGLSDGLQHAHILHAWKAGPQTLQLRAQLQAMRDGGVYVLTVPLAPYRCPPGPYERACQVAHYFKQHKPKSKVLILDANPDVTSKAGLFKKVWATQYAGMVEYQPKFNLTEVDATQLQVQSEFGDKHKADVLNVVPPQAAGSLLRKAGLANMNGRWCEVDFLTYESKVAAGVHVLGDAIQIAPLMPKSAHMANQHAKVCAAAVLDLLAERAPNPQPLLTNTCYSFVDAQNVIHVASVHQYDAAKKTMLTVPGSGGLSTEPNLLEGQYAMNWANNIWADSLG; translated from the coding sequence ATGAAACGGCGTCAACTTTTACAAGCGCTGGGCGGCGCGGCCCTGCTTTCCGGTTGCGCCGGTTTCGGCCTGGGCGCGCCGGCCCCGCGTGTGGTGGTGGTTGGCGGCGGTTATGCCGGAGCGACTGCCGCGCGCTATTTGAAACACTGGGGCGGCGCGGGCGTGCATGTCAGCCTGATCGAACCCAATCCGCAGTTTATTTCCTGTCCCTTATCCAATCGCGTGCTGGGCGGCGAGATGCAGCTGGACGAGTTGCGCCGGGATTATCGCAATTTGCAGGCGCTCGGGGTGGAGTTGATCGCGGCGCGCGTAGCCGGGTTTGATCCGGCCAAGCGTCAGGTGCAATTGGAAGATGGCAGACAATTGCCGTATCAGCGCTTAATCGTCGCGCCCGGCATTGATTTGCTGTATGACAGCATCCAGGGCTTGAGCGATGGACTGCAACATGCGCACATCTTGCACGCCTGGAAAGCCGGGCCGCAAACCCTGCAGCTGCGCGCGCAACTGCAAGCCATGCGCGATGGCGGCGTGTATGTGCTGACGGTGCCGCTGGCGCCTTACCGCTGCCCGCCGGGGCCGTATGAACGGGCCTGTCAGGTGGCGCATTATTTCAAACAGCACAAACCGAAATCCAAGGTGTTGATTTTGGACGCCAACCCGGATGTCACCTCAAAAGCCGGCTTGTTCAAAAAAGTCTGGGCCACCCAATACGCCGGCATGGTGGAATATCAGCCCAAGTTCAACTTGACCGAAGTCGATGCGACGCAATTGCAAGTGCAATCGGAATTTGGCGACAAGCATAAGGCCGATGTGCTGAACGTGGTGCCGCCGCAAGCAGCTGGCAGTTTGCTGCGCAAAGCCGGTCTGGCGAATATGAACGGGCGCTGGTGTGAAGTCGATTTTCTGACGTATGAATCGAAAGTGGCGGCTGGGGTGCATGTGCTGGGCGATGCGATTCAAATCGCGCCCCTGATGCCGAAATCAGCGCATATGGCGAATCAGCACGCCAAAGTCTGCGCCGCCGCCGTGCTCGATTTGCTGGCGGAGCGCGCACCCAATCCGCAACCGCTGCTGACCAATACCTGTTACAGCTTTGTCGATGCGCAGAATGTGATTCATGTCGCCTCAGTGCATCAATACGACGCCGCCAAGAAAACCATGCTCACCGTGCCCGGTTCCGGCGGCTTGTCCACAGAGCCGAACTTGCTGGAAGGGCAATATGCGATGAACTGGGCCAATAATATCTGGGCTGACAGCCTGGGTTGA
- a CDS encoding chorismate-binding protein: MSASPCFALLDDARTGQARVYDKLHTQLICPDAAALGGVLDAMQSHLRQGRHAVLLASYESGAALQNIPPWPQTSCAAAQILIFDDMQLLDAAQLQTWLAQAPAAPAGILDSHLQPGYEEYAAKLAQIHDWLEQGHSYQINFTCRLACQAYGDVRRLYARLRARQPAPYGALLALPDGQALLSLSPELFLRKQGQRLLAQPMKGTAPASDDAQQNQARAAALAADPKNRAENLMIVDLLRNDLGAVARTGSVCVPALFEVARFGGVLQMTSNIEAELRPEVDLRQLLQALFPCGSITGAPKRRTMEIIRALETGPRGWYTGALGWFAPHADAHKIGDFCLSVPIRTLHLQAPDQQGLRAGVLGVGSGIVYDSQAADEYEEVALKARFLQALPPEFSIFETMRAGRDGIPLLEAHLARLQASAHSLGLACDLPALRAALAECCASFPDAAWRRLKLSLGANGVQLEHAVLPPMSSAPKLLVSDARCSTPHWLLRHKSSERAEYDAAWRAAEAQGAFDQLFCNAAGHVTEGGRSNLFVLLDGVWLTPPLADGLLPGVMRAQLLQELGAQERSISLAELRRAEQVMLCNALRGAFVVGLQWLA, from the coding sequence TTGTCTGCTTCGCCCTGTTTCGCCCTGCTTGATGACGCCCGCACCGGGCAGGCGCGTGTATATGACAAGCTGCACACGCAGCTGATCTGCCCGGACGCCGCCGCGCTGGGCGGCGTGCTTGACGCCATGCAAAGCCATCTGCGCCAGGGCCGTCATGCCGTGCTCTTGGCCAGCTATGAATCAGGCGCGGCGTTGCAAAATATCCCGCCCTGGCCGCAGACATCCTGCGCCGCAGCGCAAATCTTGATTTTCGACGATATGCAGCTGTTGGATGCGGCCCAATTGCAAACCTGGCTGGCGCAGGCCCCGGCAGCCCCGGCAGGCATCCTCGATTCCCATCTGCAGCCAGGTTATGAAGAATATGCCGCCAAGCTGGCGCAGATTCATGACTGGCTGGAACAGGGCCATAGCTATCAAATCAATTTCACCTGCCGCCTTGCCTGCCAGGCATATGGCGATGTGCGCCGCCTGTATGCGCGTTTGCGCGCGCGTCAGCCGGCCCCGTATGGCGCCTTGCTGGCGTTGCCGGATGGCCAGGCGCTGCTTTCACTCTCGCCGGAATTGTTTTTACGCAAACAGGGCCAGCGCTTGCTGGCGCAACCGATGAAGGGCACCGCGCCCGCCAGCGACGATGCGCAGCAGAATCAGGCGCGCGCCGCCGCCTTGGCGGCAGACCCGAAAAACCGCGCGGAAAATCTGATGATCGTCGATTTGCTGCGCAATGATCTGGGCGCGGTGGCGCGCACCGGCAGCGTATGTGTGCCGGCCCTGTTCGAGGTGGCGCGTTTTGGCGGTGTGTTGCAAATGACCTCGAATATCGAAGCCGAATTGCGGCCCGAGGTCGATTTGCGCCAACTCTTGCAAGCCCTGTTTCCCTGCGGCTCGATCACCGGCGCGCCAAAACGGCGCACCATGGAAATCATTCGCGCCCTGGAAACCGGCCCGCGCGGCTGGTACACCGGCGCGCTGGGCTGGTTTGCTCCGCATGCAGACGCGCACAAGATTGGCGATTTCTGCCTTTCAGTGCCGATCCGCACCCTGCATCTGCAAGCGCCGGATCAGCAGGGTTTGCGCGCCGGCGTGTTGGGCGTTGGTTCCGGCATCGTATATGACAGTCAGGCTGCGGATGAATATGAGGAAGTGGCCTTGAAAGCGCGCTTTTTGCAAGCCCTGCCACCTGAATTCAGCATTTTTGAAACCATGCGCGCAGGGCGCGACGGCATTCCGCTACTGGAAGCGCATCTGGCGCGCCTGCAGGCGTCTGCGCACAGCCTGGGCCTGGCGTGTGATTTGCCGGCCTTGCGCGCCGCACTGGCGGAATGCTGCGCCAGCTTCCCGGATGCGGCGTGGCGCCGTTTGAAGCTCAGTCTGGGGGCGAATGGCGTGCAGCTGGAACACGCCGTGCTGCCGCCCATGAGCAGTGCGCCCAAGCTCTTGGTCAGCGACGCGCGCTGCAGCACGCCGCATTGGCTGTTGCGCCACAAAAGCAGCGAACGCGCAGAATACGACGCCGCCTGGCGCGCCGCCGAGGCGCAAGGCGCATTTGATCAATTATTTTGCAATGCGGCCGGACATGTCACCGAAGGCGGGCGCAGCAATCTGTTTGTGCTGCTGGACGGCGTCTGGCTGACCCCGCCCCTCGCCGACGGCCTGCTGCCCGGCGTGATGCGCGCGCAACTGCTGCAAGAACTCGGCGCGCAGGAACGCAGCATTAGCCTGGCCGAGCTGCGCCGCGCAGAACAAGTCATGCTCTGCAACGCCTTGCGCGGCGCTTTTGTGGTCGGGTTGCAGTGGCTGGCGTGA